A stretch of DNA from Poecilia reticulata strain Guanapo linkage group LG18, Guppy_female_1.0+MT, whole genome shotgun sequence:
AGAGAGCAAATACACTTAGTTCATTCAGAcactttttctggtttttatacAACAAGCAGGTTGAAAAACAAGCTTTAGTCACTCAAAGACTGAAGACAACAGTCCAcagtgttgtgttgtgttgttttatttgaagacatctgtcttcaaataaaacatctgagaGAGAGCTTAGAGGCCTCAGCTCCGACTAACACACAACGGCTCTTTTTAGAGCCACACACACCTTCATTAAGATCTTCTCCTCCCTTATTTATTAAcacaatgtttaaattaaagccaCAATACCAGGTATATCTGCATCTTATCATTTACTGCTAGActgttattttctaaatgtggcCGAACTATGTAAAAATGCAGCTCGGTTTCAATAAGATCAAAGCACATTCTCATGAATACAAGGTTTTTAGTTGTTacaatttctgacattttgttcAGAACCCAAAATTCAGCGGAGCTAAAGAACCTTGTGAACAATTTCTTaattcaaaaaaattattttagttggCTTAATCTGAGATTTAGAGTTATAAATATGGCTAATTGACGAATTTGAAGACGCTTTTGAGATTTCTTGAGACCTTTTCATCggtcaaaatgtatttgaatattttgaatttttctttacCTTGTCAAACTGtaaatgaagatgttttgaATTGCTGCTCAAGATAGTCGATGTCTAATTTAACaatctaaatcagtgtttctcaacctttttcctTGCAGCgtccccctagcctttatccaggtccctcaccgccccctacaaacaaaagttccaggtcctttaatgccatacaaataaacagaaacgtggattatatctttatatagacctagCTAATGAATTATAAGATTAATAgatttactggacagaaattacaaagaacaaatctggttcttaagcaaatcctaatgagtcaaattgaaagtgtcatggagtcatcagcctcatgacattaacaccgacatgaaaaataatatttaagaaataaatatatcaaatctaattaaaaacataaataagtgattagttatttactgttatggtctgtaagatatatttattctcagtattagatatggtctcaacaaacccatggctcttccatccatccatccattttcttgcacccttgcctcttagtggggtcaggagggatgctggtgcctatctccagctaacgttttggatgagaggcggggtacaccctggacagtttgcagggcaacacagagacacacgggacaagcaaccatgcacacacacactcacacctagggacaatttggagaggccaattaacctgacagtcatgtgtttggactgtgggaggaaaacggagtacctggagaaaacgcacgcatgcacagggagaacatgcaaacttcacgCAGagagaccccaggccgggaatcgaacccagaaccttcttgctgcaaggcaacatctctaccaactgcgccactgtgcagccccccatggcacttcaacaatattattttgccttttatctggaaatagtgtctgtttattcttgccatacagtctctgtattaattattgctcaaaatgtcttgccataccagtttttttcctctgtatttactttagtttcttagtttattcttgcattttgttattcattaatttccatttagtttcctttgattagttttatcctctcttggtttattgctatgtccactttagtttctttccagttgctagatttatttgatcgtttattgaccatcagtaatcttcactcatcacctgctgcgccgcctaatcgtcctgtttttcacatcatgtgttgatttttcactgttcagcgtcggattctctgtttttatgccataattcacatctagttcgtcgctccgttttatgtctcgcttctcctgtttcagagttttgtgcgATGTGCgcgtcattttgtttttcttctttttttttaaccccctaaagTGCTGGGCGGTCGGAAAgtgtatcgatggggaaaaggcagactgacataaacctttcaaaacaacggaaacaatttcggtattctgattattgaaatttaaaagtgctgtgttgttcccgtttcataccggaccacttacagctccggtgttaacgctataaaatgaacgctctctatcgtggtatcacccatggagggatttctttatttaaatgggttcatttttcagagggatacaaagtgagggtatcgtgattttagtaattaaatgtttataagcaattttctgttctccttccatggaagcgtgcagctttcaaacggaaataaaacactttttaatataagttgctgctttgacatgatcacagaactgccaaaacatatgtacaaaaataccagacgaGGTAAATCACAGAACGTCACCAGCCGGTGTaaagctgaactgatgcggtgaagctactagtaGTAGAAgacggagctgcgccaaaagctaacaaacactgaatagaagaagagctgccatcgacacagttgcagccaagcatgttttaatgttacacaatacagttttaccaagttgctcaaagtctaaacaggtattgttgtgcatataaggtgtaaagtataccttcgaccaaacgccccccaaaggcatcccagcgcccccccctTTGTAAAATcttccaccagcgccccctgccgtcctctgaacgccccctaggtggcggtaccgcccacgttgagaacctcTAATCTAAATGCAATAGTTAGAAAGCTAAACTGCACACAATGAAATATCTTTATCGGCTCAGTAATGTTTTAGCTTAGCATGTGTGTACggatttttatcacatttaatttATCCTGCTTTGTTTCAGTTAAACTACATATAGATCTTAACTAGTGGCTAAATATGGTGCATAGCATGTCTTTTGACATGATTGTTTCTGTACATTGTTCCAAACACTAACTCAAGTTCAAAGGCAAGATGAAACTGctaatttaccaaaaatatttaacacaggAAAatctcaagttttattttttaacatctcaaacattgttaaatttatttcactaCATTTCCCTTATGATATGtttaatcacacacacattctttgTAGATTTAAAGTCAACAAAAGTGTTTGATCAAAATCAAAGTGTCTGCTAAATTGACTCATTCACTTAGAACGTAACAATAGGTTGCAACAGTTTCACCGAGGCTGATTCaaataaatcttacaaaatgacaaaagaaaacaaaaactgggaACCTCAGccgacaaaacaaaaatggggaGATTACATCAATTGGTAACTTCTTCTAGTGTACTTGTCCATTGCATTCAGTTCCCTCCGATTAATTAACCCAAACAAACCCACAAATCCAAACtaccaaaaccaaaaacaagactgatgtaacatgaaaaactgacttatgaatgaaagaaaaacaaataaaagaaaaaaatttagatttcagagaaaataataGTCACATAGTGGAAGGGACGGGCCTTCAGACTGGTTCTTCTGGGTTTGAACCTTCCAACTCTCAGCTCTGGAAGGAGCTGAGAGTGAAAGTAATATCTTAGttcaaaacatttggtttgaacattttttcttcatacCCAACATCTTAGTTATGTTTCTTTAGAAACAGTGGTTTTGTTCGGCCATCTTGTAAATGGCCGATTCATGTGTTTCTTagatatttatagaaaaaacaGGGAACAAACAGTTTAAATGGATTATACAGGCTGAGGGAAATGTGTGGAGGTTTCATGTCAGTAAACATAAAGCTGTCTTGGATTACCACaaaattattgtatttaatttgtattcTGCTGCTCCATGGTGGCTTCCCATTAAACTGCTGGTTTTCCCCCAAaccaaaacaatctgaaaattaCTGTGTCCAGTAAtcaggatgattttttttatcatctcttTATAAGATTTGCACAAAGTWAAAAATTGTATgtaaaaaagcaacacagcagATGATGCGTTTTAATTTCTAGAGGTGAGGTGTCTGTtgttaaaatgaactttgatACAATAACACCTCAATGCAGGAGCATCACAGCCCTTCAAAAGCAGTTAGTGTTTCTAAGATGCAACGAAAGGACAGAATACAAAGAAATAGTAACTTTAGAGAACTGGAAAACCCGCTGAATattgggaaaaacaaaaatgtttattctatCTTGTATAATGTTACTGTTGCCATGTTAGCTAACCCACATCGTGTGAAAGGCTATTTTCTACAGCAGGTgaaattttcttaaaacagagaaaccagcccagtttctgtttttaaaactattgaCATTTTCTTGCTGTAGTGAAATTAGCATGGTTACTAAGCAACAAGCTCATTCACATCCAAATCATCTcctttatttactttcactttccCTTTTGGTCCAGTCTTTGATTTAAAGACTAACAGTATGCTAGAGTTGCATATTGGCATcaaacattcagtttaaaactTTATACTATATACACTATACTTTTTAATCACGTGATTAGTCACTGCATGTTTAGTATTTGTCCACTTGATGGCGCAGTAGAACAACTTCAGCTAATCMCATGGAGTTGAAAGCTTCATGGCATCCATAGTTAGATTTGGGGACGAATTTTCTTAGACTGCACGTTTTTTACAGACAATGGTCCAGTCTTACGGCACCACCTTCATATCCCAATAGGTGTTTAACCTTTCTTAGTAGGGCGAGTATATATGAAACGCAGCTTAAGGTTTACTATAGTATATGTAGCTTCTATTATTCAAGTTTGACAGGAAATTAGCTTCTTAAAAGACATGTGTGTGGCCCTTAAAAGGACCGTTTTGTTGTATCAATACAATGAAGCAGTTTAACCTCCGAAGCCGTACAGAGTGCGGCCCTGCCTCTTGAGAGCGTACACCACGTCCATGGCGGTGACGGTCTTCCTCTTGGCGTGCTCGGTGTAGGTGACGGCGTCACGGATGACGTTCTCCAGGAAGACCTTGAGCACACCGCGGGTCTCCTCGTAGATGAGACCGGAGATGCGCTTGACTCCCCCGCGGCGAGCCAGACGGCGGATAGCGGGCTTGGTGATTCCCTGGATGTTATCACGGAGGACTTTACGGTGACGCTTGGCGCCTCCTTTACCGAGTCCTTTGCCTCCCTTTCCTCTGCCGCTCATGTTGGTATCGTTCTAGAAAAKTCTGAAGCGATAATGTGGTCTATACAGAAGAAGCACCGCCTATATCTGGGAACTGCGGACGTGAAAGAGAACAGGGGATGAACCATCTCTCCACGTCGTTGAGACTGAAAAAGTTCGTCTTTTCttagtgttttttaaataaagtcttCCTTCGGTAATTCAGAAAttaattaagaataaaaataagtaaggACTATGGTAAGTTCTGAATATAATAAAGAGGAATGTAAAGTAAAATCTGGTGTTTCAGTTGAAAAACTATTGAATGAATTGAATGTCgtcattttgtgaattttaaaagAGCTTTAAAATTATAGAAGAAATGATAGAACATTATTGTTATATAGATGTATGCATACATCGTGTACCTGTGTTGAGTGGATGTGAATGAACAATAGATATTTCTTTTTATGGATATTCTATCAAGTTATGGATAGAATGGCAAGTATAAGCCCTGATTTCACTTTATTCCTCTTTTGGCATTATAAGGTTGtaaaatagtgttttattttgtttcagtttttgtaaaaatctcATTTGATGAGTTATtagttttaatcagtttaataTTTGATGAGTACCAACATACATCTAATCTCTGTTGTACTTTTACCTGATTTTCTAAGTCTAGTGCTTCAGAAACTGTTCAATACATTGAAATTCATGTCTGCAAACAATTTAATAACACTAGTTTGTCTCAGAATACATCCTGttcttatatatataaaaaaaattattgtacCGTTACATATTTTGTACTTTCCAAAACCCTGACTTTAGTATAGAAGTGTAGTGGTTGAGATCATAGCTCAGAACCAGAATTACTGTTGGTATTGCAGATATAATATGCTGATATTTCCACTggtgaataaaatgaattgtgACTTTAAGAACATGTATAATTTTGGTATAAATTTTCCCACCGTGGGGTTACATTTGTATACTTTCAAGACTTCATAAGTAATGTATTGTAGAAAATTGGATGCTtatgataaaacatgtttgtcaaagcagcagcagtcaaAGCTCCTAAAATAAAGTGTGTGGCTCTGAAAAGAGccgttgtgtttgttttcagcgGGTATCAGGAGTTTACTTGGCCTTGGCGGCCTTCTCGGTCTTCTTGGGCAGCAGCACCGCCTGGATGTTGGGCAGCACTCCACCCTGAGCGATGGTGACTCCACCCAGCAGCTTGTTGAGCTCCTCGTCGTTGCGGACGGCCAGCTGCAGGTGACGGGGGATGATGCGGGTCTTCTTGTTGTCGCGGGCGGCGTTCCCAGCCAGCTCCAGgatatttgtttgctttgcgTGTAAGCTAaggctgttttatttcttgagGTATGAAAAATACTTAAGTTGATCAAGTTTAAGTTCaaatattgtatatatttaaaGTTCTCACAGCATTTTATCGTCTCTTTAGACATGGTGGTTTGGTTCTGCTTTCTTTGATATGgacagattaagaaaaaaaatttctagatttctatggaaaaaaatgttttaaatttatggatttaatgcaaaattgtaGGAAGTTTCAACTCAACAAATCTAAAGCTTgcttacatcataaaaaaatttttattattatattttaccaAATATCTGCTCTGAAAGCTCTCAGGTTGACGTCCCATTAAACTTTCTCATGCTGGAAACATTCTCCCTGGTTCCTCCAATTACaaaccaaaattacatttttgttgaacaAACGATCGCCTTTAAGAGAATTGCTTTACACAGCGATTTGCCTTCTTTTAGATCAATGAGTGTTTTCATCTCAGAGTATTTGACAAAGACATGACAAAATCTGGGGGGTTTCACCAAATAACAAGATGCCCTAAAATTTTATTGGTATtcctgataaaaataaaaagttaaactgtATCTCTAACTGCATGCAGAAGCATCGTTACAcactaaaatttaaatattttcaagatGTATTTGTTTCATGAAGCCTCAGAGAGTTAATGGTCTCATGTAATATTAAATGTTCCTAGAACATTAcagacccacagcatcacaggtccTCCACTATACTTCACAGTGGGAATGAGGTTCTTTCCTCGTATTTATCTGTTATTTCACCTTACTGTCAAAAAGCTCAATCTTAGTCACATCTgaccaaaacacacatttaaaggtACAGGAGAGTTTTAGAAGGTCTTTGTATATGCCTGTGACAGTAGACCAAAAAACGACTTTATTTTCCGAGCTTCACTCTCCAAAAGGCAGTTggaagtagataaaaaaaaaaatctaagggttgctatggcaacatgCCAGCACTACGATGAGTCCAGGTTCaggatttctttgtttagatacATGAGATGAAATGTCAGCAGGAGTATGAGACCCTGTGTCACATCATATTTATACCCAGGGAATCAGAAAGTGATGGATCACAAACCGAATGTTCCTATTCATGATCAATTCAGAAACATAAATTATAAGTAATAAAAGGGGTCCATTCAatgattaattacatttatagaTGCTGGCACAACTGACTGTGTTAGGTTGAtgattattttctgattaattctTTGTGATTATTCCCCTTtctactaaaacaaaaaatatgcgATGTTTTAGAATATGAACACTTAACCACCCATACAATTTTGAAAAGGAATAAAATCTTTCATACTTAAGGTAATAACACACAAAGACccagtattttgtttttattattattatttacttacaaCTCagatttatgaaacaaaacaacttacAAGCAGCCCAGACCAAAAGCATGAGCTCCTTTTTATGACTTCTCTGTAGAAGTTTATCCTTTCATATAACATTATGATAGAAcaatcagtttaattttttaatgtttttcatttattaaattatcttcacttcaatttatttgcacttctatatatttatgattgtttaataataacttgagtaaaaatgacaaaaaagtgaaattcatgCATGATAGATTAGCAATAACAAAACCTGTTTAACACACTTGTTGACATTATCAAAAGTCAATAAAAGTGTAACAAACACTGTGTCCCTTAgtcatgtgattttaaaaaaacaagatcagaaacccacatattgaggccttagtcctcgtgccatttgctgcatgtcttcct
This window harbors:
- the LOC103480420 gene encoding histone H2A-like, which translates into the protein MLLSLHAKQTNILELAGNAARDNKKTRIIPRHLQLAVRNDEELNKLLGGVTIAQGGVLPNIQAVLLPKKTEKAAKAK
- the LOC103480367 gene encoding histone H4, with the translated sequence MSGRGKGGKGLGKGGAKRHRKVLRDNIQGITKPAIRRLARRGGVKRISGLIYEETRGVLKVFLENVIRDAVTYTEHAKRKTVTAMDVVYALKRQGRTLYGFGG